The proteins below are encoded in one region of uncultured Eubacteriales bacterium:
- a CDS encoding conserved hypothetical protein (Evidence 4 : Homologs of previously reported genes of unknown function), with protein MGCNNGCGWGGGGCLWIIIIIIVLFCCCGNGFGNNCGCNSNCGCNNNCNNNCC; from the coding sequence ATGGGGTGCAATAACGGTTGTGGCTGGGGCGGCGGCGGCTGCCTCTGGATCATCATCATCATCATCGTCCTCTTCTGCTGCTGCGGCAACGGCTTTGGCAACAACTGCGGCTGCAACAGCAACTGCGGCTGCAACAACAACTGCAATAACAACTGCTGCTGA
- the trpS gene encoding tryptophanyl-tRNA synthetase (Evidence 2a : Function of homologous gene experimentally demonstrated in an other organism; PubMedId : 334569, 6171561, 7042706, 7603433, 8555191; Product type e : enzyme): MEETAKKVMLSGIQPSGDLHLGNYLGAIKNWGARAEEFDCYYFMADMHTITVRQNPADLRRRTLEQLAQYIACGLSPERNTLFIQSHVHQHAELAWVLNCYTMFGELSRMTQFKDKSARNADNINGGLFTYPSLMAADILLYQPDFVPVGDDQKQHVELTRDIAQRFNSVYGDVLKIPEPYIPKTGARIMSLNAPESKMSKSMPEGCVFLMEKPEDIQRKFKRAITDSDTERCVRYAPTEKPGVASLMTIYSAVTGRSFEEIEAEFDGKGYGAFKPAVGYAVVELLRPIQEETRRILSDKAYLESVYRAGAEKAGYVAEKTLRKVYKKVGFLPR; the protein is encoded by the coding sequence ATGGAAGAGACAGCAAAAAAAGTAATGCTCTCCGGCATCCAGCCCAGCGGGGATCTGCACTTGGGCAACTATCTGGGGGCCATCAAGAATTGGGGGGCCCGGGCCGAAGAGTTTGACTGCTACTACTTTATGGCCGACATGCACACCATCACCGTCCGCCAGAACCCCGCAGACCTGCGCCGCCGCACCTTGGAGCAGTTGGCCCAGTATATTGCCTGCGGCCTCAGCCCGGAGCGCAACACCCTCTTCATCCAGAGCCACGTCCACCAGCACGCGGAGCTTGCCTGGGTGCTCAACTGCTATACCATGTTCGGGGAACTCTCCCGTATGACCCAGTTTAAGGATAAGTCCGCCAGGAACGCCGACAACATCAACGGTGGCCTCTTTACCTACCCCAGCCTTATGGCAGCCGATATTTTGCTCTACCAGCCCGACTTCGTGCCCGTTGGGGACGACCAGAAGCAGCATGTGGAGCTCACACGGGACATCGCCCAGCGGTTCAACAGCGTCTATGGCGACGTGCTCAAGATCCCTGAGCCCTACATCCCCAAGACAGGGGCACGCATCATGAGCCTAAATGCCCCCGAAAGCAAAATGAGCAAGTCCATGCCCGAGGGCTGCGTCTTCCTCATGGAGAAGCCGGAAGACATTCAGCGCAAGTTCAAGCGGGCCATCACTGACAGCGACACTGAGCGCTGCGTCCGTTACGCCCCCACCGAAAAGCCGGGTGTGGCAAGTCTGATGACCATCTACTCCGCCGTCACCGGCAGGAGCTTTGAGGAGATCGAGGCGGAATTTGACGGCAAGGGGTACGGCGCCTTCAAGCCCGCCGTGGGCTACGCGGTAGTGGAGCTGCTGCGTCCCATTCAGGAGGAGACACGGCGCATTCTGTCCGACAAGGCCTATCTGGAGAGCGTATACCGCGCCGGGGCCGAGAAAGCAGGCTATGTGGCCGAAAAAACCCTGCGCAAGGTATATAAAAAGGTTGGTTTCCTGCCGCGTTGA
- the rex gene encoding Redox-sensing transcriptional repressor rex: MKKQKVSSAVIRRLPRYYRHLNDLYQSGVVRISSNALGDSMNLTASQIRQDLSCFGEFGQQGYGYNIEKLRGEISDILGMDRGHNAVIFGAGNLGRALIENFHFEKSGFTLSAAFDVDSAIVGTEVAGVKIYHTDTLEEYLAEHKVSVGVLTVPGHVAGALADRLVEHGVRGIWNFTNIELQLEKPAGVVVEDVHFADSLLALSYMISEE, encoded by the coding sequence ATGAAAAAGCAAAAGGTATCCAGTGCCGTAATTCGCCGTCTGCCCCGCTATTACCGCCATTTAAATGATTTATACCAGTCGGGGGTGGTTCGTATCTCCTCCAACGCGCTGGGAGATTCCATGAACCTGACCGCCTCCCAGATTCGCCAGGATCTGTCCTGCTTTGGCGAGTTTGGACAGCAGGGGTACGGCTACAATATTGAAAAGCTCCGGGGCGAGATCTCCGATATTCTGGGGATGGACCGGGGGCACAATGCTGTGATCTTCGGCGCGGGCAACCTGGGCCGGGCGCTCATCGAAAACTTCCACTTTGAGAAGAGCGGGTTTACCCTGTCCGCCGCCTTTGACGTGGACAGCGCCATCGTGGGCACCGAGGTCGCGGGGGTGAAGATCTATCACACCGACACGCTGGAGGAGTATCTCGCCGAGCATAAGGTGAGCGTGGGGGTGCTGACGGTGCCCGGCCACGTGGCGGGCGCGCTGGCGGACCGGCTGGTAGAGCACGGGGTGCGGGGCATCTGGAATTTCACCAACATCGAGCTCCAACTTGAAAAGCCGGCGGGCGTGGTGGTAGAGGACGTCCACTTTGCCGACAGCCTGCTGGCCCTGAGCTATATGATCTCCGAGGAATAG
- the gltX gene encoding Glutamate--tRNA ligase — MDRTWFDEMEARIPHGEVRTRFAPSPTGYMHIGNLRTALYTWLIARHQGGKFILRIEDTDQERLVEGATEVIYKTLRECGLDWDEGPDIGGPVAPYVQTERRDTYGKYAELLIEAGHAYRCFCTKERLDSLRGEDGLGGYDGQCRHLSQAEIDEKLAAGVPYVIRQKIPSEGTTTFTDAVFGDITVENTTLDDQVLIKSDGLPTYNFANVVDDHLMGITHVVRGSEYLSSAPKYNLLYQAFGWEVPTYIHCSPVMRDAHNKMSKRHGDPSYQDLIAQGFLSPAVENYVTLLGWSPRGEYAEREFFTLEELAGIFDIGGISKSPAIFDIEKLKYFNANYLRSLSPEEFYRGAAPYLKEAVKTPGIDHTLIAPLVQPRCDTWMDIAPQIDFFDALPEYSNELYCHKKMKTDEENSLDALKLVLPVVEAISDWSFDAIHVALIGLAEKLELKNGRIMWPVRTALSGKAVTPGGAVELCHILGKDETLRRIRQGITQLTK, encoded by the coding sequence TTGGACAGAACATGGTTTGACGAGATGGAGGCGCGCATCCCCCACGGGGAGGTGCGCACCCGCTTTGCCCCCTCTCCCACCGGATATATGCATATCGGTAACCTGCGCACCGCCCTGTATACCTGGCTCATCGCCCGGCACCAGGGGGGGAAATTCATCCTGCGTATCGAGGACACCGACCAGGAGCGGCTGGTGGAGGGTGCCACCGAGGTCATCTACAAGACCCTGCGGGAGTGCGGTCTCGACTGGGACGAAGGCCCCGACATCGGCGGCCCTGTGGCTCCCTACGTGCAGACCGAGCGGCGGGATACCTACGGCAAATACGCAGAGCTCCTCATCGAGGCAGGGCATGCCTACCGCTGTTTCTGCACCAAGGAGCGCCTGGACTCCCTCCGGGGTGAGGACGGCCTGGGCGGATACGACGGGCAATGCCGCCATCTCTCTCAAGCTGAGATAGACGAAAAACTGGCTGCCGGGGTTCCCTATGTCATTCGCCAGAAAATTCCCTCTGAGGGCACCACCACCTTCACCGATGCCGTCTTCGGGGATATCACGGTGGAGAACACCACCCTGGACGACCAGGTCCTCATCAAATCGGACGGGCTGCCCACCTACAACTTTGCCAACGTGGTGGACGACCACCTCATGGGCATCACCCATGTGGTGCGCGGCTCTGAGTACCTCTCCTCCGCGCCCAAGTACAACTTGCTCTACCAGGCATTCGGCTGGGAGGTGCCCACCTATATTCATTGCTCCCCCGTTATGCGGGACGCCCACAATAAGATGAGCAAGCGCCACGGCGATCCCTCCTACCAGGACCTCATCGCCCAGGGCTTCCTCTCCCCTGCAGTAGAGAACTACGTCACCCTCCTGGGCTGGTCCCCCCGGGGCGAGTACGCCGAGCGGGAGTTTTTTACCCTGGAGGAGCTGGCCGGGATCTTCGATATCGGAGGCATATCCAAGTCCCCCGCCATCTTTGACATTGAGAAGCTCAAGTACTTCAACGCCAATTATCTCCGCTCCCTCTCCCCTGAGGAGTTCTACCGTGGGGCCGCACCCTACCTCAAGGAGGCCGTCAAGACCCCCGGCATCGACCATACTCTCATCGCCCCCCTGGTGCAGCCCCGGTGCGACACCTGGATGGACATCGCCCCTCAGATTGACTTTTTCGACGCCCTCCCCGAGTACTCCAATGAGCTCTACTGCCATAAAAAGATGAAGACCGACGAGGAAAATTCCCTGGATGCCCTCAAGCTGGTTCTCCCCGTGGTGGAGGCCATAAGCGACTGGAGCTTTGACGCCATCCACGTTGCTCTCATCGGCCTTGCCGAAAAGCTGGAACTGAAGAACGGCCGCATTATGTGGCCTGTACGCACCGCCCTCTCGGGCAAGGCGGTCACCCCCGGCGGGGCCGTTGAGCTCTGCCACATCCTTGGTAAGGACGAGACCCTGCGCCGTATCCGTCAGGGCATCACGCAGCTTACGAAGTAA
- a CDS encoding Acetyltransferase, GNAT family — MPLEIREVVTGDLPDLLFLYAHLHPEPSPKPDQVERAWSAILSDPNHHVLLGLEEGFPVSSCVLVVIPNLTRNARPYALIENVVTHPDFRGGGRATAVLRRAVSLAEEANCYKIMLLTGRKDASTLRFYQNAGFNSEDKTAFIRWL; from the coding sequence ATGCCCCTTGAAATCCGTGAGGTCGTAACCGGCGACCTGCCCGATCTGTTGTTCCTATACGCCCACCTGCACCCTGAGCCATCCCCGAAGCCTGACCAGGTGGAGCGGGCCTGGAGTGCCATCCTGTCCGACCCCAACCATCACGTCCTCCTGGGCCTGGAGGAGGGGTTCCCCGTTTCCTCCTGCGTCCTGGTTGTCATCCCCAATCTGACCCGAAATGCCCGACCCTATGCACTCATCGAAAACGTGGTCACCCACCCGGATTTCCGGGGCGGCGGACGGGCCACCGCAGTGCTAAGGCGGGCCGTGTCCCTGGCGGAGGAGGCGAACTGCTACAAGATCATGCTTCTCACCGGGCGCAAGGACGCCTCCACCCTGCGTTTTTACCAGAACGCGGGTTTCAATTCCGAGGACAAAACCGCCTTCATCCGCTGGCTGTAG
- a CDS encoding conserved exported hypothetical protein (Evidence 4 : Homologs of previously reported genes of unknown function), translating to MKKLAAFLLAGLILLGGAAALAAGGSASDPLITQSYITGTYIPATVTTAAGRMDTALTRAYDDAAARLKAQADLYLAKAGAMTGGEGYASTFTEKRFKRGDIITFDTGSQVLLLAGSAALSYDKGAAVDATAGMAASAGAAMEVRHRYLAAEDSLCRVTVTSDTAVISLQGYYALTSSSETDYNELADALKAMGLFKGTGTAYGDGYDLEQTPTRIEGLVLFLRLIGEEKAALAYTGTNPFTDVPDWARQYVAYAYAKGYTKGVDEDLMRFGTTNIISSGEYLTFLLRALGYQDSGTSPDFTWDTALDRAKDLGVITTGERALFDPAKPFFRAQTAYLSYYALSASRKAGGTLQNALISAGAMTQTQAEQAKAGVTGARLR from the coding sequence ATGAAAAAGCTGGCAGCCTTTCTTCTGGCGGGGCTCATTCTCCTGGGTGGCGCGGCGGCCCTGGCGGCAGGAGGGAGCGCGTCAGACCCGCTCATCACACAGAGCTATATTACCGGCACCTATATCCCCGCGACGGTGACGACGGCCGCTGGGCGGATGGACACGGCTCTCACCAGGGCTTACGATGACGCGGCGGCACGGCTGAAGGCACAGGCCGACCTGTACCTCGCTAAGGCAGGGGCCATGACCGGCGGGGAGGGGTACGCCTCTACCTTTACTGAAAAACGGTTTAAGCGGGGGGACATCATCACCTTTGATACCGGCTCCCAAGTCCTACTCCTGGCGGGGAGCGCCGCGCTGAGCTATGACAAGGGCGCGGCGGTAGACGCGACGGCTGGGATGGCCGCGTCCGCCGGTGCGGCGATGGAGGTCCGGCACCGCTACCTGGCCGCCGAGGACAGCCTCTGCCGGGTAACCGTCACGTCGGACACGGCGGTGATCTCCCTCCAAGGGTACTACGCGCTCACCTCGAGCAGTGAGACCGACTATAATGAACTGGCGGACGCGCTGAAGGCTATGGGCCTCTTCAAGGGTACCGGGACGGCCTACGGCGATGGGTATGACCTGGAGCAGACTCCTACCCGCATCGAGGGGCTGGTCCTCTTCCTCCGCCTGATCGGGGAGGAGAAGGCGGCCTTGGCTTACACGGGGACGAACCCCTTTACCGACGTGCCGGACTGGGCGCGGCAGTACGTTGCCTACGCCTATGCCAAGGGGTACACTAAGGGCGTCGATGAGGACTTGATGCGCTTTGGTACCACCAACATCATCAGCTCGGGGGAGTACCTGACCTTCCTCCTGCGTGCTCTGGGATATCAGGACAGCGGGACAAGCCCCGACTTCACCTGGGATACCGCACTTGATCGGGCCAAGGATCTGGGCGTTATCACAACGGGGGAGCGGGCGCTGTTTGACCCCGCCAAACCCTTCTTCAGGGCACAGACGGCCTACCTTTCCTACTATGCCCTCTCCGCCAGCCGCAAGGCGGGAGGCACCCTACAGAACGCGCTCATCTCCGCCGGGGCCATGACCCAGACCCAGGCCGAGCAGGCCAAAGCGGGCGTGACGGGCGCGCGGCTTCGCTGA